The Chroococcidiopsis sp. TS-821 genome includes a region encoding these proteins:
- a CDS encoding acyl-CoA desaturase, with the protein MTIANSTKPSLNWAFIIFIAFVHIGAAFALLPSNFNWSALGLALLLHWITGGLGITLGFHRLVTHRSFQTPKWLEYFFVFCGTLACQGGVFDWVGLHRLHHLYSDQKLDPHDSNQGFWWSHIGWMLFHTPVESEIPRYIKDIADDPVYQFFNKYFIPIQFALGLLLFFIGGWSFVVWGIFVRLVLVWHCTWFVNSASHIFGYSTYESNDNSKNCWWVALVTYGEGWHNNHHAFQYSARHGLQWWEIDLTWMTIQLLQTLGLATKVKLAPKESLN; encoded by the coding sequence ATGACCATTGCCAACTCAACCAAACCTTCCCTGAATTGGGCGTTTATCATTTTTATTGCCTTTGTTCACATCGGCGCTGCGTTTGCCTTACTACCTAGCAATTTTAATTGGAGTGCCTTAGGTTTAGCTTTATTACTCCATTGGATCACCGGTGGGTTAGGAATTACACTAGGATTTCATCGCTTGGTAACCCACCGCAGCTTTCAAACTCCCAAATGGTTGGAGTATTTTTTTGTCTTCTGCGGTACGCTTGCTTGCCAAGGAGGAGTGTTTGACTGGGTGGGACTACATCGACTACATCACTTGTATTCGGATCAAAAGCTAGATCCCCACGATTCTAACCAAGGCTTTTGGTGGAGCCATATAGGTTGGATGTTGTTTCACACCCCCGTAGAATCTGAAATTCCCCGCTACATCAAAGACATTGCGGATGACCCAGTGTATCAATTTTTTAATAAATATTTTATTCCTATCCAGTTTGCCCTAGGACTTCTACTGTTCTTCATCGGTGGCTGGTCTTTCGTCGTTTGGGGAATTTTTGTCCGTCTCGTTCTAGTTTGGCACTGCACTTGGTTTGTGAATAGTGCTAGCCATATTTTTGGTTATAGTACCTACGAATCAAACGATAACTCAAAAAATTGTTGGTGGGTTGCTTTAGTTACCTACGGCGAAGGTTGGCACAACAACCATCATGCGTTTCAATACTCTGCCCGTCACGGCTTGCAGTGGTGGGAAATTGACCTTACGTGGATGACAATTCAATTGCTACAAACCTTGGGACTGGCAACTAAAGTCAAGTTAGCACCAAAAGAATCCTTAAACTAA